CGTCGGTGACGAGGTGCGGTTCGACAAGACCGGGGGGACGGTGAAGATCCCGGGCGCTGACGATGACACGCCGCTGCGGGCCGAGGGCGTGATCGAGTTCGTCGAGCCGCGGCGGACGGTGCTCATGCGGACCGACCCGCTCGACGAAGCCAAGCAGGACCCGATCGTGGCCAACGCCCACGGCATGCTCATCACCGTCGCCCTGCTCAACCCCTGGCCACGCTGGGGGTTGGTCGATCGCATGCTCATTGCCGCCAAGGCCGGCGGTCTCGACGCGACCGTCGTGCTCAACAAGATCGACCTCGACGAAAACGGCGCACTGGCCGACGCGCGTGAAGTGCTCGCCCACTACCGAACGCTCGGCGTCGACTCGATCGAGTGCAGCGCCGAGACCGGCGTCGGCCTGGATGCGTTGCGTGATCACCTTGCGGGAAAGGAGACCGTCCTCGCCGGGCACTCCGGCGTCGGTAAGTCCTCGCTCATCAACGCGATCGACAACACGCTCGACCTGCGCGTCGGCGCGGTCAGCGATGCCCACGACAAGGGCATGCACACGACGACCTCGGCCCGGCGG
This genomic window from Planctomycetota bacterium contains:
- the rsgA gene encoding ribosome small subunit-dependent GTPase A, whose translation is MPRRPRNNNLTDQFKDGELSDHAADELGGPKQKYGRRSRHADTVKAKNTAEMFEKKRRAAADKLPLGRVVQVYSLFFDVESDTEEPHLCTARKTIQRVAETEIVVGDEVRFDKTGGTVKIPGADDDTPLRAEGVIEFVEPRRTVLMRTDPLDEAKQDPIVANAHGMLITVALLNPWPRWGLVDRMLIAAKAGGLDATVVLNKIDLDENGALADAREVLAHYRTLGVDSIECSAETGVGLDALRDHLAGKETVLAGHSGVGKSSLINAIDNTLDLRVGAVSDAHDKGMHTTTSARRLPLSFADGAVIDTPGVKVFGLWGVTPENLLETHFPDVADQRAPQWRVESYERVRESVTPKYD